The Candidatus Omnitrophota bacterium genomic interval GCTAACACGATTATTCTTTTACCCGTATTGGCCTTGAAATATTTCAAAAGAGTCGATTTGCCGGTACCCGCCTTACCTGTAATAAAAAGGCACTCCTTGGTATTCTCCATAAGATCAAATGCTGACTTGAATTCATCATTCATGTCAAGATCTGTCGGGAGAGGGTCTCTTGCTATTGTTTGATCGGTATAGAGTTTCATAGTATTTCTTTGACTTGGGTCCTTTTTTCACGGTAGGTCAGCATTAGATCGCAACCCGCAATATTCTCTTTACGAATATCATTTGATATCCGGCTGATAAGAGTCCTGGGCTTATTATGTCTTTCGCTAATATGCGCCAGAAAGACGTGCTTTAGAGCTACGCTATCAATAGATCCATTCTTGATCTTTATCAGCGCAAAAGCGGCAGCCTCATTGTTAAGGTGTTCTCTCCAAGTCCACTGATTTGGCGATCGATCCTGCGCTAACTTTGCATCATGATTACATTCGATTATAAGGCACTTACAATCATGCAGCATTCTGACCATGCTATCGGTTACTTTGCTCGTATCTGTTAAAAGTCCCACCTTGCGGCACAAGCCCTTATGCTTATATTCTATGCAAAAACCGAACGGCTTACCTACATAACCGCCGTTATGGAATGTTTTAAAGGGCGCAATATTTAGATCATTTATTATAAATGACTTCTCCGTATGATGCATTATTTTAAATTGATTATTTTTGATACAATATCGCTCCTTAATGACTTGATATGTATCGCGGTGTATATAGATCGGTATCCCGTAGCGGCCCGCTATTTTGAAAGTATTTTTACAGATATGATCTTCATGCCCGTGCGTTATGACAATGCCATTGATCCGGGACGGATCCAGCTCAATGTCTTTTAAGTCTTTTTCGATTTCCTTCAAGCCAATGCCCGCGCAATCAATCAAAATACCGGATTTCGCCGTCCAGATAGCGGTGCAATTACCGCTGCTACCGCTCCTAAGCACACACACTTTTAAATACGACACTTCTTATCCTTTTTTATTTAAAGTTCACTCCCTACCGCAAGCACCAATGCGCCGGTGAAGATTAAGTTAACGCCCACCAGAATACCGACGGCCCATCCGCCTGAGAGCGGCCAGTTTGACCAGATGAGATACGCCAGTATGAACGATAGAATTCCGCCGAAAATGAACCGGCCCCGATGAGCGGTGAAGTTAAACGCGGCGACGATCTTCATAAAACCGTCGGCGAAGAAATAGACGGCG includes:
- a CDS encoding MBL fold metallo-hydrolase — translated: MSYLKVCVLRSGSSGNCTAIWTAKSGILIDCAGIGLKEIEKDLKDIELDPSRINGIVITHGHEDHICKNTFKIAGRYGIPIYIHRDTYQVIKERYCIKNNQFKIMHHTEKSFIINDLNIAPFKTFHNGGYVGKPFGFCIEYKHKGLCRKVGLLTDTSKVTDSMVRMLHDCKCLIIECNHDAKLAQDRSPNQWTWREHLNNEAAAFALIKIKNGSIDSVALKHVFLAHISERHNKPRTLISRISNDIRKENIAGCDLMLTYREKRTQVKEIL